In Bradysia coprophila strain Holo2 chromosome X unlocalized genomic scaffold, BU_Bcop_v1 contig_38, whole genome shotgun sequence, the following proteins share a genomic window:
- the LOC119069624 gene encoding uncharacterized protein LOC119069624: MFSQSKTYCVTVCLLLIGVNCFDEWEAIHTDLEIEAPCTFDNDDGGRTCNCGFRNERMYLPLMDGNIFQIRVLNCKILRIKSGTFASLSMLSRVSFTNVEDLILDTYSLDFPVRLPSNRVRLNFSNTIIEEVPSHTINGNVDVIAFDSCRIGAIRAFAVNGLVQKAFGLYIRNSIIGRIDGQALKKFTVDQFVMDNVTISSPIPSRAVYDMTVDDVCSIVNSNFTTIHSGAFMFQEVNDFRFQGNYIEELIGASLQMPVKKSVLIQDNTILSLSSTAFRSISLHPSYFNHHSEPMEFEFISNTVSIPDVTVTLVFSTAFRMKISKIHFINPVSCAGAEVLSHSEFIMDHGDSLYFRVDDVTLAEDPTVYHTFSHIFSHLCIKASYLMYIIIGVVVFLILAIIVAVTVTVVVLKRRRARQLNVVMPEGKTYRETQIIMQIENAGLLKTDL; this comes from the exons ATGTTTAGCCAATCGAAAACGTATTGTGTGACGGTCTGTCTACTGTTGATAGGAGTCAATTGCTTCGACGAATGGGAAGCGATCCACACTGATCTGGAAATCGAAGCACCGTGTACATTTGACAATGACGACGGCGGACGTACGTGCAATTGTGGATTTCGCAATGAG AGGATGTATTTGCCTCTCATGGATGGTAACATATTTCAAATACGAGTTTTGAACTGTAAGATATTGCGCATAAAAAGCGGAACATTCGCAAGTCTGTCGATGCTGTCACGGGTCAGTTTTACAAACGTTGAAGATCTCATACTGGACACATATTCATTAGATTTTCCGGTGCGTTTGCCATCGAATCGCGTACGATTGAACTTTTCCAAT ACAATAATCGAAGAGGTACCATCACATACCATAAATGGTAATGTTGACGTCATTGCGTTCGATAGTTGCCGTATCGGGGCGATACGTGCATTCGCAGTCAATGGATTGGTACAAAAGGCGTTCGGATTGTACATAAGAAATTCGATTATCGGACGAATCGATGGACAG GCACTAAAGAAATTCACCGTCGACCAGTTTGTGATGGATAATGTAACCATCTCGTCACCGATTCCGTCCCGAGCTGTTTATGATATGACCGTCGACGATGTATGCTCAATagtcaattcaaatttcacaACCATACATTCCGGCGCATTCATGTTTCAAG AAGTGAATGACTTTCGGTTTCAAGGGAACTATATTGAAGAATTGATTGGTGCCAGCCTACAAATGCCAGTGAAAAAGTCTGTACTGATACAGGACAATACCATACTATCGTTGAGTAGTACAGCATTTCGAT CTATAAGTCTACATCCCAGCTACTTTAACCATCACAGTGAACCGATGGAATTCGAATTCATTTCGAACACCGTCAGTATACCCGACGTCACTGTCACGCTGGTATTTTCGACAGCATTTCGgatgaaaatttccaaaatccatttcatcaatCCCGTATCGTGTGCGGGAGCCGAAGTTTTGTCGCACAGTGAATTTATCATGGATCATGGTGACTCGTTGTACTTCAGAGTGGACGATGTAACGCTAGCCGAAGACCCAACCGTTTACCATACATTCTCGCACATATTCAGTCATCTTTGCATCAAAGCATCGTATTTGATGTACATCATTATCGGTGTCGTTGTGTTTCTGATATTGGCCATAATTGTCGCCGTTACGGTTACGGTAGTCGTTTTGAAACGCAGACGGGCTAGACAATTAAATGTGGTCATGCCCGAAGGTAAAACGTACCGTGAAACGCAGATCATTATGCAAATTGAAAATGCAGGGCTTTTGAAGACTGACTTATAA